One part of the Stegostoma tigrinum isolate sSteTig4 chromosome 14, sSteTig4.hap1, whole genome shotgun sequence genome encodes these proteins:
- the LOC125457911 gene encoding G-protein coupled receptor 55-like isoform X1, producing MPINQAMDLDHQKRFNLCEVDMSEQENMMSLAIYIPTFILGLPFNLLALLIFCCKIKRWTETTIYMSNLALADILLLFSLPFKMLNQDEGWPFDVAFCSFVESLYFVNMYASIFIITSISIDRYAAIIHPLKARAFRCPRNTMLICLVIWAFVWLGSIPVYGFHDSPESTNSTIICFHKFSDKSWNPGLIAFVELLGFVIPMAAMVFCSIQIVRKLMQRQSEDSGNCQACIRIIVANLAVFICSFVPIHIGIFLQFLVRQDIIGQDYCSTRRSISLFVQGAMCLANVNCCLDAICYYFVAKEFRDQGLRTKRSLVSLFSVNDVSV from the coding sequence AATTAACCAAGCCATGGATCTGGACCACCAGAAAAGGTTTAATCTCTGTGAGGTTGACATGAGCGAACAGGAGAATATGATGTCTCTGGCGATCTACATTCCCACCTTCATCCTGGGACTGCCTTTCAACCTCCTGGCACTCCTGATATTTTGCTGCAAGATCAAGAGATGGACTGAAACGACCATTTACATGAGCAACCTTGCCCTGGCAGACATCCTGCTGCTGTTCTCTCTTCCTTTTAAGATGCTTAACCAGGATGAGGGCTGGCCCTTTGACGTGGCCTTCTGCTCCTTTGTGGAGTCACTGTACTTTGTCAACATGTACGCCAGCATCTTCATCATCACCTCCATTAGCATTGATCGCTATGCTGCCATCATTCACCCTTTGAAGGCCAGGGCTTTTCGGTGCCCCCGAAACACCATGCTCATTTGCCTTGTCATTTGGGCCTTTGTGTGGTTGGGGAGCATTCCTGTCTATGGATTCCATGACAGCCCAGAATCCACTAACTCCACCATCATCTGCTTCCATAAATTCTCTGATAAGTCATGGAACCCGGGTCTGATCGCCTTTGTGGAGCTGCTGGGCTTTGTGATCCCAATGGCTGCTATGGTCTTTTGTTCAATCCAAATTGTCAGGAAACTGATGCAGAGGCAAAGTGAGGATTCCGGAAACTGCCAGGCCTGCATCAGAATTATTGTTGCCAACCTGGCTGTCTTCATTTGCTCATTTGTGCCCATCCACATTGGCATCTTTCTTCAGTTTTTAGTGCGGCAGGACATCATTGGTCAAGATTACTGTTCGACACGAAGAAGTATTAGTTTATTTGTTCAAGGAGCCATGTGCTTAGCCAATGTCAACTGTTGCCTAGATGCCATTTGTTACTATTTTGTTGCAAAGGAATTTCGGGACCAAGGCTTACGCACCAAAAGATCATTGGTTTCCCTTTTCTCAGTTAATGATGTGAGTGTTTAG
- the LOC125457911 gene encoding G-protein coupled receptor 55-like isoform X2, translating to MDLDHQKRFNLCEVDMSEQENMMSLAIYIPTFILGLPFNLLALLIFCCKIKRWTETTIYMSNLALADILLLFSLPFKMLNQDEGWPFDVAFCSFVESLYFVNMYASIFIITSISIDRYAAIIHPLKARAFRCPRNTMLICLVIWAFVWLGSIPVYGFHDSPESTNSTIICFHKFSDKSWNPGLIAFVELLGFVIPMAAMVFCSIQIVRKLMQRQSEDSGNCQACIRIIVANLAVFICSFVPIHIGIFLQFLVRQDIIGQDYCSTRRSISLFVQGAMCLANVNCCLDAICYYFVAKEFRDQGLRTKRSLVSLFSVNDVSV from the coding sequence ATGGATCTGGACCACCAGAAAAGGTTTAATCTCTGTGAGGTTGACATGAGCGAACAGGAGAATATGATGTCTCTGGCGATCTACATTCCCACCTTCATCCTGGGACTGCCTTTCAACCTCCTGGCACTCCTGATATTTTGCTGCAAGATCAAGAGATGGACTGAAACGACCATTTACATGAGCAACCTTGCCCTGGCAGACATCCTGCTGCTGTTCTCTCTTCCTTTTAAGATGCTTAACCAGGATGAGGGCTGGCCCTTTGACGTGGCCTTCTGCTCCTTTGTGGAGTCACTGTACTTTGTCAACATGTACGCCAGCATCTTCATCATCACCTCCATTAGCATTGATCGCTATGCTGCCATCATTCACCCTTTGAAGGCCAGGGCTTTTCGGTGCCCCCGAAACACCATGCTCATTTGCCTTGTCATTTGGGCCTTTGTGTGGTTGGGGAGCATTCCTGTCTATGGATTCCATGACAGCCCAGAATCCACTAACTCCACCATCATCTGCTTCCATAAATTCTCTGATAAGTCATGGAACCCGGGTCTGATCGCCTTTGTGGAGCTGCTGGGCTTTGTGATCCCAATGGCTGCTATGGTCTTTTGTTCAATCCAAATTGTCAGGAAACTGATGCAGAGGCAAAGTGAGGATTCCGGAAACTGCCAGGCCTGCATCAGAATTATTGTTGCCAACCTGGCTGTCTTCATTTGCTCATTTGTGCCCATCCACATTGGCATCTTTCTTCAGTTTTTAGTGCGGCAGGACATCATTGGTCAAGATTACTGTTCGACACGAAGAAGTATTAGTTTATTTGTTCAAGGAGCCATGTGCTTAGCCAATGTCAACTGTTGCCTAGATGCCATTTGTTACTATTTTGTTGCAAAGGAATTTCGGGACCAAGGCTTACGCACCAAAAGATCATTGGTTTCCCTTTTCTCAGTTAATGATGTGAGTGTTTAG